From Haloarcula hispanica ATCC 33960, the proteins below share one genomic window:
- a CDS encoding phospholipase D-like domain-containing protein produces the protein MRSLAPLVCCVLVLAAIGPHIAVGQASQAGTTASRPAEPSIHAVYPDPVAGGDAGEFVVLDIPDGTDIGQYAITDGDGTAGIPNTSARGRVVLSTAPNRTRGLTDRPVVGLDGHLALANGGERVRLQRANQTVDAVRYTEAVEGELGEVNGSVIRWRPLGATDRPVVRAAGGEVQAFTLPDSPAAPMQPIRNATERVYLAGYTLSSARVADALIAAQRRGATVRVLLEGEPVGSRTAAEARTLDRLTDAGVPVRVVTGPRTRYRYHHAKYAVADGRAVVLTENWKPAGTGGNSSRGWGVITAQRRVVDGLNQTFRSDAGWQDSERWGEYRQGRQFEQGEPATGSYPSEFRTESVAVQRTDLLVTPDNAQGKLVATIDDADDSIDVIQPTVGDWESPLLRALRRAASRGVEVRLLLSDAWYVREENTQTAQRFREWADRNDASLTAKVADPAGRYEKIHAKGAVIDNKQVVVGSLNWNEAAATSNREVVLVLHGRDAADYFGAVFDADWGAGGFDTPIGALVASLGLIVVAGLAARRVSFEA, from the coding sequence ATGCGGTCGCTCGCCCCACTCGTCTGTTGCGTGCTCGTCCTCGCCGCGATAGGTCCCCATATCGCAGTTGGACAGGCGTCTCAAGCCGGCACAACAGCCAGCCGTCCTGCGGAGCCGTCGATTCACGCGGTGTACCCGGACCCTGTCGCTGGCGGCGACGCGGGGGAGTTCGTCGTCCTTGACATCCCCGACGGGACCGACATCGGACAGTACGCCATTACCGACGGTGACGGGACTGCGGGTATTCCGAATACCAGCGCACGCGGGCGCGTCGTCCTCTCGACGGCACCGAACCGGACACGCGGGCTCACCGACCGGCCGGTCGTCGGCCTCGACGGACATCTCGCGCTGGCAAACGGGGGCGAGCGGGTTCGCCTTCAGCGTGCCAATCAGACTGTCGATGCCGTTCGGTACACCGAGGCTGTCGAGGGGGAACTCGGCGAGGTAAACGGATCAGTCATCCGCTGGCGACCGCTGGGCGCGACGGACCGACCGGTCGTCAGGGCCGCCGGCGGCGAGGTACAAGCGTTCACGCTTCCGGACTCGCCCGCCGCGCCGATGCAACCGATTCGCAACGCTACCGAACGGGTGTACCTGGCCGGCTACACGCTCTCCTCGGCCAGGGTCGCCGACGCCCTCATCGCCGCCCAGCGCCGTGGCGCGACGGTCCGCGTCCTTCTCGAAGGTGAACCGGTCGGGAGCCGCACCGCCGCGGAAGCCCGCACCCTCGACCGGCTGACCGACGCCGGCGTCCCGGTTCGGGTAGTGACTGGCCCGCGCACCAGATACCGCTACCACCACGCGAAGTACGCCGTCGCCGACGGGCGGGCCGTCGTGCTGACGGAGAACTGGAAACCCGCGGGAACCGGCGGAAACAGCAGCCGGGGCTGGGGCGTCATCACGGCACAACGACGGGTCGTCGACGGGCTGAATCAGACGTTCCGATCTGACGCCGGCTGGCAGGACAGCGAGCGGTGGGGGGAGTACCGTCAGGGGCGACAGTTCGAGCAGGGCGAGCCGGCGACGGGCTCGTACCCGAGCGAGTTCCGGACGGAGTCGGTGGCCGTCCAGCGGACGGACCTCTTGGTTACCCCGGACAATGCCCAGGGCAAACTCGTCGCGACGATAGACGACGCGGACGACTCCATCGACGTCATCCAGCCCACGGTCGGAGATTGGGAGAGCCCACTTCTGCGGGCGCTCCGCCGGGCCGCGTCGCGCGGCGTCGAAGTCCGCCTCCTGCTGAGTGACGCGTGGTACGTTCGCGAGGAGAACACGCAGACAGCACAGCGGTTTCGGGAGTGGGCCGACCGCAACGACGCATCGCTGACGGCGAAAGTGGCGGACCCCGCCGGTCGCTACGAGAAGATCCACGCGAAGGGCGCCGTCATCGACAACAAGCAGGTCGTCGTCGGCAGCCTCAACTGGAACGAGGCGGCAGCGACGTCGAATCGCGAGGTCGTACTCGTGTTGCACGGCCGCGACGCGGCCGACTACTTCGGTGCCGTCTTCGACGCTGACTGGGGGGCCGGCGGGTTCGACACGCCGATTGGGGCACTCGTGGCCTCGCTCGGACTCATCGTGGTCGCCGGGCTCGCCGCTCGTCGGGTTTCGTTCGAGGCGTAA
- a CDS encoding HEAT repeat domain-containing protein, which yields MSNGDDDADASDDAEAADEIDVTAEELESRLTEASDALEAAETEADLDDVESSLDDIESDLEAADLPEPDEDDDDAEDPREELESQLSDLRDDLDAQRGPYAEDVVTIVSDAEDTVTDSEWTDDGEGEAQEAVETFLDESAEFVDHDADTGGDFVAAGDALTTVVDAIEAANLDPDEDTETIEGLLEAAETLETGLDEAEVWDDLTVQEQLDARGFYDILTNENRKDFPPEWNAAKLHAEEGDFEQVLFAYDKLGSEFFDGYIVDLLYNLGSDAEPAFDAMHQRAQKRDKGPIEVLGKIGDERATETLHDYIDGDGDPALQKVTLRALGAIGSAESVQPVANRLDADSEEIRSVAARTLGLLGDTRAIEPLGDILESDDSDSVRASAAWALRQIGTETALEEAARYTDDRAYIVQAEAEKASSA from the coding sequence ATGAGCAACGGGGACGACGATGCCGACGCGTCGGACGACGCCGAGGCAGCAGACGAGATCGACGTGACCGCCGAAGAACTGGAATCGCGTCTTACAGAGGCCAGCGACGCGTTAGAGGCCGCAGAGACGGAGGCCGACCTCGACGACGTGGAGTCGTCCCTCGACGACATCGAGAGCGACCTCGAAGCCGCCGACCTGCCCGAACCCGACGAGGACGACGACGACGCTGAAGACCCCCGCGAGGAACTGGAGTCACAGCTCTCGGACCTCCGGGACGACCTCGATGCACAGCGTGGCCCCTACGCCGAGGACGTGGTCACTATCGTTTCCGACGCGGAAGACACCGTCACCGACAGCGAGTGGACCGACGACGGCGAGGGCGAGGCCCAGGAGGCCGTCGAGACGTTCCTCGACGAAAGCGCCGAGTTCGTCGACCACGACGCCGACACGGGCGGCGATTTCGTCGCTGCCGGGGATGCGCTGACCACAGTCGTCGACGCTATCGAAGCGGCAAACCTCGACCCTGACGAGGACACGGAAACTATCGAAGGGCTCCTCGAAGCGGCGGAAACGTTGGAAACAGGGCTGGACGAAGCCGAAGTCTGGGACGACCTCACGGTACAGGAGCAACTCGACGCCCGCGGCTTCTATGATATCCTGACCAACGAGAACCGGAAGGACTTCCCGCCGGAGTGGAACGCCGCGAAGCTCCACGCCGAGGAGGGGGACTTCGAACAGGTTCTGTTCGCATACGACAAACTCGGGTCGGAGTTCTTCGACGGATACATCGTCGACCTCCTGTACAACCTCGGCAGCGACGCCGAGCCGGCCTTCGACGCGATGCACCAGCGCGCCCAGAAGCGCGACAAAGGGCCAATCGAGGTACTGGGGAAGATCGGCGACGAGCGCGCGACCGAGACGCTGCACGACTACATCGACGGCGACGGCGACCCCGCGCTCCAGAAAGTCACGCTGCGCGCGCTGGGCGCTATCGGCAGCGCGGAGTCGGTCCAGCCGGTCGCCAACCGACTCGACGCCGACAGCGAAGAAATCCGCTCGGTCGCCGCCCGCACTCTGGGCCTGCTGGGTGACACCCGCGCTATCGAGCCGCTCGGCGACATACTCGAGTCCGACGACAGCGACTCCGTGCGCGCCTCCGCCGCGTGGGCGCTCCGACAGATCGGGACCGAAACGGCGCTCGAGGAAGCCGCCCGCTACACGGACGACCGCGCGTACATCGTCCAGGCCGAAGCCGAGAAGGCGTCAAGCGCCTGA
- a CDS encoding uracil-xanthine permease family protein, translated as MTDATPPDDGQNPTTPEEPETAGFVEYGIDDKPPRKQAILLGVQHYLTMIGASVAIPLGLAGAMGMFEAAPDQVGRLIGTFFVVSGIATLAQTTLGNRYPIVQGGTFSMLAPGLAIIGVLAQQGADWQTMLVELQGAVIVAGIVEVVIGYSGLMGKLKRYVGPVVIAPVIALIGLSLFNVPQIANPNFGNPGTGQNWWLLGLTMLSIIACSQYLDRRHRAFKLFPVLLGILFAWTVAAILSVTGVFAAGSVSYVSLGSVTNAPLVQPIYPFQWGLPQFTPGFIVGMFAGMLASVVESFGDYHSVARIAGRGAPNSRRINDGIGMEGVGNVFAGIMGTGNGCTSYTENVGAIAITGVASRYVVQIGAAVMILVGYFGPAGQLFATIPSPIIGGLYIVMFGQIAAVGLSQLKYVDLDANRNVFIVGFALFAGLAVPEYMSQVGQGMDVGSATALQQGLAAVPVLGSVLGTDVVATTLFVMGGTGMVVGGIVAFVLDNTVPGTREERGLAAWAALTEDDSEYVSSLDRIRGRGGDRPAAVSDD; from the coding sequence ATGACTGACGCGACACCGCCGGATGACGGACAAAACCCGACGACACCGGAGGAACCGGAAACCGCCGGCTTCGTCGAGTACGGCATCGACGACAAGCCACCGCGAAAGCAGGCGATACTGCTCGGCGTCCAGCACTACCTGACCATGATCGGCGCGTCCGTGGCGATCCCGCTCGGACTCGCGGGCGCAATGGGGATGTTCGAGGCCGCGCCGGACCAGGTCGGCCGTCTCATCGGGACGTTCTTCGTCGTCTCCGGCATCGCGACGCTCGCCCAGACGACGCTCGGGAACAGATACCCGATCGTCCAAGGTGGGACGTTCTCCATGCTCGCGCCCGGGCTGGCCATCATCGGCGTGCTGGCCCAGCAGGGGGCGGACTGGCAGACAATGCTCGTCGAACTACAGGGAGCTGTCATCGTCGCCGGCATCGTCGAAGTGGTGATCGGCTACAGCGGCCTCATGGGGAAGCTGAAGCGGTACGTCGGGCCGGTCGTCATCGCGCCGGTCATCGCGCTCATCGGACTGTCGCTGTTCAACGTCCCACAGATAGCGAACCCGAACTTCGGCAACCCCGGGACCGGGCAAAACTGGTGGCTGCTCGGGCTCACAATGCTCTCGATTATCGCGTGTTCGCAGTATCTCGATCGACGCCACCGCGCGTTCAAGCTCTTTCCCGTACTTCTGGGTATTCTGTTTGCATGGACCGTCGCGGCTATCCTCTCGGTCACCGGCGTCTTCGCCGCAGGCTCGGTCAGCTATGTCTCGCTCGGTTCGGTCACGAACGCACCGCTGGTCCAGCCCATCTACCCGTTCCAGTGGGGGCTCCCGCAGTTCACGCCGGGGTTCATCGTCGGGATGTTCGCCGGGATGCTCGCTTCCGTCGTCGAGAGCTTCGGCGATTACCACTCCGTCGCCCGCATTGCCGGCCGCGGTGCGCCGAACAGCCGCCGAATCAACGACGGTATCGGGATGGAGGGGGTCGGCAACGTATTCGCCGGCATCATGGGCACCGGCAACGGCTGTACGTCGTACACTGAGAACGTCGGTGCGATCGCCATCACCGGCGTCGCCTCCCGCTACGTCGTGCAGATCGGCGCCGCGGTAATGATTCTGGTCGGCTACTTCGGTCCAGCGGGCCAGCTGTTCGCGACCATCCCGTCGCCGATCATCGGCGGCCTCTACATCGTCATGTTCGGACAGATCGCTGCCGTTGGCCTCTCACAGCTCAAATACGTCGACCTCGATGCCAACCGGAACGTGTTCATCGTCGGCTTCGCGCTCTTTGCCGGCCTGGCGGTGCCCGAGTATATGAGCCAGGTCGGGCAGGGAATGGACGTCGGCAGTGCGACAGCTCTCCAGCAGGGCTTGGCAGCCGTTCCGGTCCTCGGGAGTGTGCTCGGGACCGATGTGGTCGCGACGACGCTGTTCGTCATGGGTGGCACCGGGATGGTCGTCGGCGGTATCGTCGCCTTCGTCCTCGACAACACCGTGCCGGGGACCCGCGAGGAGCGCGGCCTCGCAGCCTGGGCCGCGCTCACGGAGGACGACAGCGAATACGTCTCGTCACTGGACCGCATCCGCGGCCGCGGCGGCGACCGCCCGGCTGCAGTGAGCGACGACTGA